Proteins co-encoded in one Campylobacter concisus genomic window:
- the rpsJ gene encoding 30S ribosomal protein S10, with protein MERIRLKLKAYDHRVLDRTVAAIVEAVKRTGADVRGPVPMPTKIKRYTVLKSPHINKDSREQFEMRIHARMLDIVAATPETVDSLTKLDLAPEVNVEVRAMK; from the coding sequence ATGGAAAGAATCAGGTTAAAGCTAAAAGCTTACGACCATAGAGTTCTAGACCGCACTGTTGCAGCAATCGTAGAAGCTGTCAAACGAACAGGTGCCGACGTTCGTGGCCCGGTACCAATGCCTACAAAAATCAAACGCTATACAGTCTTAAAATCTCCACACATCAACAAAGACTCACGTGAGCAGTTTGAGATGAGAATACACGCTCGTATGCTTGACATCGTAGCTGCTACTCCAGAAACTGTAGATAGCCTAACAAAACTCGACCTAGCTCCAGAAGTTAATGTCGAAGTTCGTGCGATGAAATAA
- the rplD gene encoding 50S ribosomal protein L4 — protein sequence MSKIHVLNDKFENSGELELPASYAEVNPHNLYLYVKSYLAGIRANSAHTKSRAFVSGGGKKPWRQKGRGGARAGSTRTNVWVGGAVAFGPTNEKNYFQKVNKKQKRLALEYALAVKAQDGKIFAVDSISIESGKTKDAANIIKNLKVKDALIVKDLLDDKTLLAFRNLANCYVVDANEVNAYLVSTFSSVIIEKAALKTITKEG from the coding sequence ATGAGTAAAATTCACGTATTAAACGATAAATTTGAAAATTCAGGCGAGTTAGAGCTTCCTGCAAGCTACGCTGAAGTAAATCCGCACAACCTATATCTTTATGTAAAATCTTACCTTGCTGGTATAAGAGCAAATTCGGCTCATACTAAAAGCCGTGCTTTTGTAAGCGGTGGTGGTAAAAAACCATGGAGACAAAAAGGACGTGGTGGTGCAAGAGCGGGTTCAACTAGAACTAACGTTTGGGTAGGCGGTGCAGTTGCATTTGGTCCAACAAACGAGAAAAACTATTTTCAAAAAGTCAATAAAAAACAAAAAAGACTAGCTCTTGAGTACGCTTTGGCAGTAAAAGCACAAGATGGTAAAATTTTCGCAGTAGATAGCATCTCAATCGAGTCTGGAAAGACAAAAGATGCAGCTAATATCATCAAAAATTTAAAAGTAAAAGACGCGCTTATCGTTAAAGATTTACTAGACGATAAAACACTACTTGCTTTTAGAAATTTAGCAAACTGCTATGTAGTAGATGCAAATGAGGTAAATGCTTATCTTGTCTCTACATTTAGTTCGGTTATTATTGAAAAAGCTGCACTAAAAACTATAACAAAAGAGGGCTAA
- a CDS encoding 50S ribosomal protein L23, which yields MADITDIKTIIYTEKTLGLQEQGVVVIQTSPRVTKNSLKAVLQEYFGVTPVRVNSLRISGKVKRFRGRAGQRDEIKKFYVKLPEGVSLENTEA from the coding sequence ATGGCGGATATAACTGATATCAAAACAATTATTTATACAGAAAAAACTCTAGGCCTTCAAGAACAAGGCGTTGTTGTTATCCAAACTTCACCAAGAGTTACAAAAAACAGCTTAAAAGCGGTTTTACAAGAGTATTTTGGAGTAACGCCTGTTCGCGTAAATTCACTTAGAATTAGCGGCAAGGTTAAGCGTTTTAGAGGAAGAGCAGGCCAACGTGACGAGATAAAGAAATTCTACGTTAAGTTACCTGAAGGCGTAAGCCTAGAAAATACGGAGGCGTAA
- the rplC gene encoding 50S ribosomal protein L3 — MEYIVEKIGMSRTIATKSTPVTLLKLVEAKVCEIDENKRAIVAYAHTKANNKAIAGQQKKYNLTAEFNKFATLEVANSEVGNLDFTPLNEAKILKVSFNSKGRGYQGVVKRHGFGGGPKSHGSRFHRRHGSIGNCEWPGRVQPGMKMAGHMGNEKVTVKNELISFDAQNGIVVVKGCVPGHNGAMGKIRIVK; from the coding sequence ATGGAATATATTGTAGAAAAAATAGGCATGAGTAGAACGATTGCCACGAAGAGTACGCCAGTTACACTACTTAAGCTAGTTGAGGCTAAAGTATGTGAGATCGACGAAAACAAACGTGCTATCGTAGCGTATGCCCACACTAAAGCAAACAACAAAGCTATCGCTGGTCAGCAAAAGAAATACAATCTGACTGCAGAATTTAACAAATTTGCTACGCTTGAAGTAGCTAATAGCGAAGTTGGAAACCTAGACTTTACACCATTAAATGAGGCTAAAATTTTAAAAGTTAGCTTTAACTCAAAAGGCAGAGGCTACCAAGGTGTCGTAAAAAGACATGGTTTCGGTGGTGGTCCAAAAAGCCACGGCTCACGTTTCCACAGACGCCACGGTTCAATTGGTAACTGCGAATGGCCAGGTCGTGTTCAACCAGGTATGAAAATGGCAGGACACATGGGCAATGAGAAAGTTACTGTTAAAAACGAGCTAATAAGCTTTGACGCTCAAAATGGCATCGTAGTTGTAAAAGGTTGCGTTCCTGGTCACAATGGTGCAATGGGTAAAATAAGGATTGTAAAATGA